One segment of Paraburkholderia bonniea DNA contains the following:
- a CDS encoding enoyl-CoA hydratase/isomerase family protein, whose product MSVTEHTVHAGMGGEVSVYVANRIGFIELNRPGALNALTPAMIRTMHAALEQWRSDPEVLALVVRSQHARAFCAGGDIRLMYEAHQRGDVDAIEQFFIAEYRLNHAIFTYPKPYLALMQGVVMGGGMGIALGAAQTGGVRVVTSSTRMAMPETRIGLFPDVGASWFLARTPGAIGRYLAVTGETIDGASAITAGLADLWLDDAGLPGLLEGLTREPFERAQDVVRYVRRVAGTAAAAAGSAAATASLAVIRPALEHHFGQPDVAQIFTSLAAPGEPAWAAWAEWAQQTAAAMRERSPLSMAVSLEAVTRARSSSMAQCLRRDLDLTRSTFAQGDVIEGIRARIIDKDQRPHWRFASIEAVPQQVVAQMFESPWLAADHPLRDLSD is encoded by the coding sequence ATGTCTGTTACTGAACATACGGTTCACGCGGGAATGGGCGGCGAAGTCTCGGTTTATGTGGCGAACCGGATTGGTTTTATCGAGCTGAATCGTCCCGGCGCGCTGAATGCGCTCACACCCGCGATGATTCGCACGATGCATGCGGCGCTTGAGCAGTGGCGCAGTGATCCTGAGGTGCTGGCGCTAGTGGTGCGCAGCCAGCACGCCCGGGCATTTTGCGCCGGGGGCGATATTCGTTTGATGTACGAGGCGCATCAGCGTGGCGACGTGGATGCGATCGAGCAGTTTTTCATCGCCGAATATCGTTTGAATCATGCGATTTTTACCTATCCCAAGCCGTATCTGGCGCTGATGCAGGGTGTCGTGATGGGCGGCGGCATGGGGATTGCGCTGGGCGCGGCGCAGACGGGTGGTGTGCGCGTGGTGACGTCCTCGACTCGTATGGCGATGCCGGAGACGCGTATCGGTCTTTTCCCTGACGTTGGCGCGAGCTGGTTTCTGGCACGCACCCCGGGTGCGATTGGCCGGTATCTGGCGGTGACAGGCGAGACCATTGATGGTGCAAGCGCAATAACTGCCGGGCTGGCAGATCTCTGGCTTGATGATGCTGGTCTGCCTGGATTGCTTGAGGGCCTGACACGTGAACCGTTCGAGCGGGCTCAGGATGTGGTGCGGTATGTGCGGCGTGTGGCTGGCACGGCAGCGGCTGCTGCGGGTTCAGCCGCTGCAACAGCGTCACTGGCCGTGATTCGGCCGGCTCTGGAGCATCATTTCGGTCAGCCGGATGTCGCGCAGATTTTCACGTCGCTCGCCGCGCCCGGTGAACCTGCCTGGGCCGCTTGGGCCGAATGGGCGCAGCAAACGGCCGCCGCGATGCGTGAACGCTCGCCGTTGTCGATGGCGGTGTCGCTTGAGGCGGTGACACGCGCCCGGAGCAGTTCCATGGCGCAGTGCCTGCGGCGTGATCTTGATTTGACCCGTTCGACGTTCGCTCAAGGGGACGTGATCGAAGGCATCCGGGCGCGGATTATCGACAAGGATCAGCGGCCGCACTGGCGTTTCGCCAGCATCGAGGCGGTGCCGCAGCAGGTGGTGGCGCAGATGTTCGAGAGCCCGTGGCTGGCCGCCGATCATCCGCTGCGTGATTTATCTGACTGA
- a CDS encoding ABC transporter permease, with product MAPSKNPSFNQILAALPVSPTRWISVWRRNYLVWRKLAIASMFGHLADPMIYLFGLGLGLGLMVGQVDGVSYIAFLAAGTVASSVMTSASFESMYSGFSRMHVQRTWEAIMHTPLTLGDIVLGEVVWAASKAGLSGAAIMLVAGVLGYASFPSMLLTLPVIILTGLAFASVAMIVTALARSYDFFMFYQTLVLTPMLLLSGVFFPAAQLPAALQQIMQFFPLTHAIALIRPAMLGRPLEHAALHLAVLAAYAIVAFCIAAVLFRRRMMR from the coding sequence ATGGCTCCCAGCAAAAACCCTTCGTTTAATCAGATTCTTGCAGCGCTACCGGTCAGTCCGACCCGATGGATCTCCGTCTGGCGGCGCAATTATCTGGTGTGGCGCAAGCTGGCTATCGCGTCGATGTTCGGCCACCTGGCGGACCCGATGATCTATCTATTCGGGCTAGGGCTGGGGCTCGGGCTAATGGTTGGCCAGGTAGACGGCGTGTCGTATATCGCCTTTCTCGCAGCAGGCACGGTCGCCTCAAGCGTCATGACATCGGCCAGTTTCGAGTCGATGTATTCGGGGTTTTCACGCATGCACGTGCAACGCACCTGGGAGGCGATCATGCATACGCCGCTCACGCTCGGTGACATCGTGCTGGGCGAAGTCGTCTGGGCTGCCAGCAAAGCGGGGCTGTCAGGGGCGGCGATTATGCTGGTGGCTGGCGTGCTCGGCTACGCGAGCTTCCCGTCCATGCTGCTGACGCTGCCAGTCATCATCTTGACCGGGCTGGCATTTGCCAGCGTGGCGATGATCGTGACCGCACTCGCGCGTTCTTACGATTTCTTCATGTTTTATCAAACGCTGGTGCTCACACCGATGCTGCTGCTCTCGGGGGTGTTTTTCCCAGCCGCCCAGTTGCCAGCGGCGTTGCAACAGATCATGCAGTTTTTCCCTCTGACTCACGCCATCGCGCTCATCCGGCCTGCCATGCTTGGCCGGCCGCTCGAACACGCAGCGCTGCATCTCGCCGTGCTCGCCGCCTATGCAATCGTTGCGTTTTGTATTGCAGCTGTGCTGTTTAGACGCCGCATGATGCGCTAA
- the lexA gene encoding transcriptional repressor LexA translates to MIKLTARQQQVFELVRRAIERTGFPPTRAEIAAELGFSSANSAEEHLRALARKGVIELAAGASRGIRLLQGPNPHDTPHQFTLPHASLMQLSLPLIGRVAAGSPLLAQEHISQHYACDPALFSSQPDYLLKVRGLSMRDAGILDGDLLAVQKKSEAKDGQIIVARLGDDVTVKRLKRRPNGIELIAENPDYDNIFVQADSAEFALEGIAVGLIRPTEF, encoded by the coding sequence ATGATCAAACTCACCGCACGTCAGCAGCAGGTCTTTGAACTCGTTCGCCGGGCTATCGAGCGCACAGGTTTCCCTCCCACACGGGCCGAAATCGCAGCTGAACTGGGTTTCAGCTCAGCCAATTCGGCTGAAGAACACCTCCGGGCGCTGGCGCGCAAGGGCGTGATCGAACTGGCCGCTGGTGCCTCGCGCGGCATCCGGCTGCTGCAAGGTCCCAACCCGCACGACACGCCACACCAGTTCACGCTGCCCCATGCCAGCCTGATGCAGCTCTCACTGCCGCTTATCGGCCGGGTCGCGGCGGGCAGCCCGCTTCTTGCACAGGAACACATCTCGCAACACTACGCATGCGACCCAGCGCTCTTTTCCAGCCAGCCTGATTACCTGCTGAAAGTGCGCGGACTGTCGATGCGTGACGCCGGCATTCTGGATGGCGACTTGCTGGCGGTACAAAAAAAGAGTGAGGCCAAAGACGGCCAGATCATCGTCGCGCGGCTCGGCGACGACGTCACAGTCAAACGTCTCAAGCGCCGGCCCAATGGCATCGAGCTGATCGCTGAGAACCCCGATTACGACAATATTTTTGTTCAGGCTGATAGCGCGGAATTTGCGCTCGAAGGCATCGCCGTCGGGCTAATCCGGCCCACAGAATTCTGA
- a CDS encoding universal stress protein, whose translation MTSYKKILLCYDGTREGRKALRCGADLVLDLKAQAHLLSVVDMRSSIAQSAGMLTDVVCNSFEKSAREILQEGVDWLSERGVKVQGHFAFGHPVDEIARLANELEVDLVVVGHRCRTGLARWWMGAGNTPLLDRVSCSILVACASKAELDATQEPVEEQVAG comes from the coding sequence ATGACAAGTTATAAAAAAATATTGCTGTGTTACGACGGCACACGCGAAGGTCGCAAGGCGCTGCGTTGTGGCGCTGATCTGGTGCTGGACTTGAAAGCACAAGCGCATCTGCTGTCAGTGGTCGATATGCGCTCAAGCATCGCGCAAAGCGCCGGAATGCTGACCGATGTGGTCTGCAACAGCTTTGAAAAAAGCGCGAGGGAGATCCTCCAGGAAGGTGTTGACTGGCTGAGTGAACGTGGCGTGAAGGTGCAAGGGCATTTCGCTTTTGGTCATCCGGTCGATGAAATTGCTCGCCTGGCCAATGAACTGGAGGTCGATCTGGTGGTGGTCGGACATCGTTGCCGAACAGGGCTGGCGCGCTGGTGGATGGGAGCGGGCAATACACCGTTACTTGACCGTGTGTCGTGCAGCATTCTGGTCGCGTGTGCGTCAAAGGCCGAACTGGACGCAACCCAGGAGCCGGTAGAGGAACAAGTCGCGGGTTGA
- a CDS encoding permease produces the protein MNAIRQSFVIRNWMIFLLLAVCGLFYVKWFPYYQRALNAAATHSIGQSILLGAEARSPEPSLAAALDYAWRYGRAIWQAMVLGLLLGSAVQVLLPARWIVRVLGHTGFGSVAAGGLLAIPGMMCTCCAAPVVAGLREQKASPGGALAFWLGNTMLNPATLVFMAFVLGWHWAVLRLVLGALMVFGLGALANRLSRLSRPAVLDGALAAPLAAPLAGQIAQIEAHAAGLAGHVFVRWMGLCARMTWRLVPEYLVLILLLGASRAWLFPHFGPEVTNHLGWILGLAVAGMLFVIPTAGEVPIVQAMLSLGMSVGPAAALLLTLPPVSVPSLVMLARSFAPGLLLLVASAVVGFGLIAAGLAIVLGF, from the coding sequence ATGAATGCCATCCGGCAATCCTTTGTTATTCGCAACTGGATGATTTTTTTATTGCTGGCCGTGTGCGGGCTTTTTTATGTGAAATGGTTTCCGTATTACCAGCGGGCATTGAATGCGGCCGCGACGCACTCGATTGGCCAGTCGATTTTGCTGGGGGCGGAGGCGCGCTCACCTGAGCCATCGCTGGCTGCCGCGCTTGATTATGCGTGGCGCTATGGCCGGGCGATCTGGCAAGCGATGGTGCTGGGCTTGCTGCTCGGCTCGGCGGTGCAGGTGTTGCTGCCTGCCCGCTGGATTGTGCGGGTGCTCGGTCACACGGGTTTTGGCAGTGTGGCGGCGGGCGGCTTGCTGGCCATTCCCGGCATGATGTGCACGTGCTGCGCTGCCCCCGTTGTGGCTGGCTTGCGCGAGCAAAAAGCGTCGCCTGGCGGCGCGCTCGCATTTTGGCTCGGTAACACGATGCTGAATCCGGCGACGCTGGTTTTTATGGCTTTCGTGCTGGGCTGGCACTGGGCGGTGCTGCGGCTGGTGCTGGGTGCGTTGATGGTGTTTGGGCTTGGTGCGCTGGCGAACCGGCTGAGCCGTTTGTCCAGACCAGCTGTGCTGGACGGCGCATTGGCCGCACCTTTGGCCGCACCTCTGGCCGGACAGATAGCCCAGATCGAGGCGCATGCCGCTGGTCTGGCTGGCCATGTGTTTGTCCGCTGGATGGGCCTCTGCGCGCGGATGACATGGCGTCTGGTGCCGGAGTATCTCGTGCTGATTTTGTTGCTTGGCGCATCCCGCGCCTGGCTTTTTCCGCATTTCGGCCCAGAGGTCACTAACCACTTGGGCTGGATTCTCGGTCTGGCGGTGGCGGGCATGCTGTTTGTGATTCCGACTGCGGGCGAGGTGCCGATTGTTCAGGCGATGCTTTCGCTTGGAATGAGCGTAGGGCCTGCCGCTGCGTTGCTGCTGACCTTGCCGCCCGTTAGCGTGCCCTCGCTGGTGATGCTTGCACGCTCGTTTGCGCCGGGTCTTTTGCTGCTGGTGGCAAGTGCGGTGGTGGGCTTTGGGCTGATCGCGGCGGGGCTGGCAATCGTGCTGGGATTTTAA
- the nodI gene encoding nodulation factor ABC transporter ATP-binding protein NodI — protein MSMSNASIDFQQVHKHFGEKAVVNNLSFHVRPGECFGLLGPNGAGKTTTLKMLLGLTAPDAGTIRLCGEPIPERARFARIRVGVVPQFDNLDPDFTVRENLVVFGRYFDIGTSAMQALVPTLLEFARLESKADARVGELSGGMKRRLTLARALVNDPDVLILDEPTTGLDPQARHLIWERLRSLLTRGKTILLTTHFMEEAERLCHRLCVIEEGKKIAEGAPNELIASEIGCDVIEIYGPDPVTLRAELAPLAERTEVSGETLFCYVKDAQPIQSRLAQRTDLRYLHRPANLEDVFLRLTGREMQD, from the coding sequence ATGTCTATGTCTAATGCCTCGATTGATTTCCAGCAGGTCCACAAGCATTTCGGCGAAAAAGCCGTCGTGAACAACCTGTCGTTCCATGTCCGGCCAGGAGAATGTTTTGGCCTGCTGGGCCCTAACGGGGCGGGCAAGACCACGACGCTCAAGATGCTGCTCGGGCTTACCGCGCCGGATGCCGGAACCATTCGTCTGTGCGGCGAGCCCATTCCGGAGCGCGCCCGCTTTGCCCGCATCCGGGTTGGCGTTGTGCCTCAATTTGACAATCTCGATCCTGATTTCACCGTACGGGAAAACCTCGTGGTTTTTGGCCGCTACTTTGACATTGGCACGAGTGCCATGCAGGCACTTGTGCCCACCCTGCTCGAATTTGCCCGGCTTGAAAGCAAGGCCGATGCACGTGTCGGTGAGCTTTCAGGGGGCATGAAGCGGCGGCTCACGCTCGCGCGGGCCCTGGTGAATGACCCCGACGTCCTGATCCTGGACGAGCCCACCACCGGGCTTGATCCACAAGCGCGCCACTTGATCTGGGAGCGGCTACGCTCATTGCTGACACGCGGCAAAACCATCTTGCTAACCACCCATTTCATGGAAGAAGCCGAACGGCTATGCCATCGCCTGTGCGTGATTGAAGAAGGCAAAAAAATTGCTGAAGGCGCACCGAACGAGCTCATCGCATCTGAAATCGGCTGTGATGTGATCGAAATCTATGGCCCTGATCCGGTTACGTTGCGCGCCGAACTCGCACCATTGGCGGAGCGCACCGAAGTCAGCGGCGAAACACTGTTTTGCTACGTGAAGGATGCCCAGCCAATCCAGAGCCGCCTCGCGCAACGAACCGACTTACGCTATCTGCATCGTCCGGCCAATCTGGAAGACGTTTTCCTGCGCCTCACCGGCCGTGAAATGCAGGACTAG